From Ruminococcus sp. HUN007, a single genomic window includes:
- a CDS encoding sigma-70 family RNA polymerase sigma factor, whose protein sequence is MIELIVQRYRKELTRYVLLHMHRGKADAEDIVQEVFFALYKKQNISVDENIRAWLYETARYKIMEYNRNNPQFDEVTDEISAPDDGFPDNISGSIFEGVSDEEYALLKSYFMGEEKNELAARNGMTVNALYCKVMRIKKKIEDPR, encoded by the coding sequence ATGATTGAATTAATAGTTCAGAGATATCGAAAAGAACTGACAAGGTATGTTCTTTTGCATATGCACCGCGGAAAAGCAGATGCAGAAGACATTGTGCAGGAGGTGTTTTTTGCCCTTTATAAAAAGCAAAATATAAGTGTTGATGAAAATATCAGAGCGTGGCTGTATGAAACAGCGCGATATAAAATAATGGAGTATAACCGGAACAATCCTCAGTTCGATGAAGTAACTGATGAAATATCTGCACCGGATGATGGTTTTCCGGATAATATCAGCGGAAGTATTTTTGAGGGCGTTTCGGATGAAGAATATGCTCTTCTTAAAAGTTATTTTATGGGCGAAGAGAAGAATGAACTCGCAGCTCGTAATGGTATGACGGTCAACGCTTTATACTGTAAAGTTATGAGAATAAAAAAGAAAATCGAGGATCCGAGATAA
- a CDS encoding DUF4367 domain-containing protein, translated as MTDRELLIKILSDTETEKKAIEGLRAEVDAELSKENPDYDKIADLTKLFCEVTGAEEYVRNTSDEKILKAIANLKKTKPKRNIFRKIVTTAACTAILLLSANVVSVKALNKNLFEVIVNYTNQGFSVSYNDAVDDDDKYGIKKECAEHGISAEVPAYIPEGFELVNQEYASLYYVKKVDFVFHNGDKSLALDYMLFNNKEDFSKVVYPSDHYNISEISLNGVTAKVSKEDGQYTLVYGKGNLLTTVYVANVPYDECDKIVFSMK; from the coding sequence ATGACTGACAGAGAACTTCTTATTAAAATTCTGAGTGATACAGAAACAGAAAAAAAGGCAATTGAAGGGTTGAGAGCAGAGGTAGACGCTGAACTTTCAAAGGAAAATCCTGATTATGATAAGATAGCGGATCTGACCAAACTGTTTTGTGAAGTTACAGGTGCAGAAGAATATGTGCGCAACACTTCAGATGAAAAAATACTTAAAGCCATCGCAAATCTTAAAAAGACTAAACCTAAAAGAAATATTTTCAGAAAAATCGTCACAACAGCTGCCTGTACAGCTATCTTACTGCTTTCAGCAAATGTTGTGTCTGTAAAGGCATTAAATAAAAACTTATTTGAAGTCATTGTTAATTATACAAACCAGGGCTTTTCAGTCAGTTATAATGATGCAGTAGATGACGATGATAAATATGGAATAAAAAAAGAATGTGCTGAGCACGGCATTTCCGCTGAAGTACCTGCGTATATTCCAGAAGGATTTGAACTTGTTAATCAAGAGTATGCTTCATTGTACTATGTAAAAAAAGTTGATTTTGTATTTCACAATGGCGATAAGAGCCTTGCACTTGATTATATGTTGTTCAATAATAAAGAAGATTTTTCTAAAGTCGTTTATCCAAGTGATCATTATAATATCTCGGAGATCAGTTTAAACGGTGTTACTGCAAAGGTATCTAAAGAAGACGGACAATATACTTTGGTGTACGGAAAAGGAAATTTATTAACGACTGTATATGTAGCGAATGTACCTTACGATGAATGTGATAAAATTGTATTTTCAATGAAGTAA
- a CDS encoding dockerin type I repeat-containing protein produces MKKKMFTLGLCLSVLFNATAAVCSAAPNEVLDKDGIAYVMSGFKGYYLEDGVYYLKQTTDELGNPIKGADEYRATVEIPPGEYYASLKLQALSATYPEGKFAVRFRADDGSKMLSEPESEATLKELDRLRNAGVDADIIQETPETAYSTYIFAVLTADQINNFPVSEEFGYRLALSEKPEGSYDSSKLHAEDDSQKKGDVNGDKVIDVGDLSYLSLYLLGDKPLPEEWLKAADVDGDGDVTIADLARLQQYLSKKITSF; encoded by the coding sequence ATGAAAAAGAAAATGTTTACTTTAGGTTTGTGTTTATCAGTGTTATTTAATGCGACAGCTGCGGTTTGCTCAGCCGCACCTAATGAGGTACTGGATAAGGACGGTATTGCATATGTAATGAGCGGATTTAAAGGTTATTATCTCGAAGACGGCGTCTATTATCTTAAACAGACTACCGATGAATTAGGCAATCCGATAAAGGGAGCAGATGAATACAGAGCTACGGTTGAAATCCCGCCGGGAGAGTATTATGCAAGCTTAAAGCTTCAGGCGCTGAGTGCAACTTATCCGGAAGGAAAGTTTGCGGTGCGTTTCAGAGCGGATGACGGATCAAAGATGCTCAGTGAACCGGAAAGCGAAGCAACGCTTAAAGAACTGGACAGATTACGTAATGCAGGCGTAGATGCAGACATAATACAGGAAACACCTGAAACGGCTTATTCGACCTATATTTTTGCGGTACTTACAGCAGATCAGATAAACAACTTTCCTGTTTCAGAAGAATTCGGCTACAGACTTGCACTTTCAGAGAAACCTGAAGGATCATATGACAGCTCAAAGTTACATGCAGAAGATGACAGTCAGAAAAAAGGGGATGTCAACGGAGACAAAGTGATAGACGTCGGAGACCTGTCGTATCTGTCACTTTATCTTTTAGGAGACAAGCCTTTACCTGAAGAATGGTTGAAAGCTGCAGATGTTGACGGCGACGGTGATGTAACTATCGCAGACCTTGCAAGACTTCAGCAGTATCTTTCAAAGAAGATAACATCATTCTGA
- a CDS encoding dockerin type I repeat-containing protein, translating to MKNDQRIIAAVLSFAMLIQPGSMGFVMAENQEGTETVSEEKVMNSSKLSAELRELVNSEADNIRIIIEGASIDEDELSVRIEEKIGDAYEKIEAEYVPPSQEILDELEAANARSAEEYHDLLLKYHMDLTAGSREIERKKTQLSSAARREAIQEYLNDWREEIFKTAGIDEETADVSASKLISSISCVVNAEQVRKLSMIDSIQQISVPDMTAAPRPTVSPTEPVNKATSEPIIFDPSTPMPTHTTAPASPLPTNHNGAVYGDINDDKVVDISDLTMLSLVLIGDVDLTDYMKSVADFDGDGAVAIADLARLRQYLSKKIDSLTDDKNAENVVQEKEVKYSAAISVRVTDNKLDEYPQYSIIEDRAGFEALYNEKQSLEIEKTGFYSGGIFPILNEKYTDEWFETHKLYVAYPGKGGPTDHRYKVESVTNKAVTIYRDLLGESQSRTENSADWIIFIEVSKDADVTDATEIKFNTVF from the coding sequence ATGAAAAATGATCAGAGAATTATCGCAGCAGTTTTAAGCTTTGCAATGTTAATTCAACCAGGCAGCATGGGTTTTGTTATGGCAGAAAATCAGGAAGGAACAGAGACAGTTTCAGAAGAGAAGGTAATGAATTCTTCAAAACTTTCTGCTGAGCTTCGTGAATTGGTGAATTCTGAAGCTGATAATATCAGAATCATTATTGAGGGAGCATCAATTGATGAGGATGAATTATCCGTTCGTATTGAGGAAAAAATCGGTGATGCTTATGAAAAAATCGAAGCAGAATATGTTCCGCCGTCACAGGAAATACTTGATGAACTGGAAGCAGCTAATGCCAGATCAGCCGAGGAATACCATGATTTACTTTTAAAGTATCACATGGATCTGACTGCAGGTTCCAGAGAGATCGAACGTAAGAAAACGCAGTTATCATCAGCAGCAAGAAGAGAAGCAATACAAGAATATTTAAATGACTGGCGTGAGGAGATATTCAAAACAGCAGGTATCGATGAAGAAACCGCAGATGTATCTGCAAGCAAGCTGATTTCTTCGATATCATGTGTTGTAAATGCTGAACAGGTAAGAAAGTTATCTATGATCGACAGTATTCAGCAGATTTCTGTTCCGGATATGACAGCAGCACCTCGTCCTACTGTTTCACCGACTGAACCTGTAAACAAAGCAACTTCGGAGCCGATAATCTTTGATCCAAGCACACCAATGCCGACACATACCACTGCACCTGCTTCACCTCTGCCGACTAATCATAACGGAGCTGTATACGGAGATATAAACGACGATAAAGTAGTGGATATAAGTGATCTTACAATGTTGTCTCTTGTACTGATAGGTGATGTAGATTTAACAGATTATATGAAGTCAGTAGCTGATTTTGACGGTGATGGTGCAGTTGCCATCGCTGATCTCGCAAGACTCAGACAGTATCTTTCAAAGAAGATAGATTCTCTTACTGACGATAAAAATGCTGAGAATGTGGTGCAGGAAAAGGAAGTAAAATACAGCGCAGCAATATCTGTCCGTGTAACAGACAATAAACTCGACGAATACCCGCAGTACAGCATTATAGAAGACCGTGCCGGATTTGAAGCCCTGTACAATGAAAAACAGAGCCTTGAAATAGAGAAAACCGGTTTCTACAGCGGCGGTATTTTTCCGATATTAAACGAGAAATATACTGATGAATGGTTTGAAACACATAAACTGTATGTAGCCTATCCGGGAAAAGGCGGTCCGACAGATCACAGATATAAGGTGGAAAGTGTAACAAATAAAGCAGTAACGATCTACCGGGATCTTCTTGGAGAAAGTCAGTCCAGAACCGAAAATAGTGCAGACTGGATCATATTTATCGAAGTTAGCAAAGATGCTGATGTAACAGATGCTACAGAGATAAAGTTCAATACAGTTTTCTAA
- a CDS encoding nucleotidyl transferase AbiEii/AbiGii toxin family protein: MNKAMSLKARIRNIAKEKRIPAQVILQNYMFEKLLFRLSNSSYKDKFVIKGGMLVAALVGLDNRATMDLDTTLKGLPLEPEKIRVALTEICSVNTDDEIIFEINSINPIRDDDIYGGYRVSLNARYDTILVPMSIDVTTGDVITPHAVKYDFSEIFGDETYSLWAYNVETIMAEKIETILRRSVFNTRPRDFYDAYILATTKTYDKETFRDALNATAEHRGTTEQISDIDGIILNISESRELKVMWDKYRKEFSYSENISFEDIVNTINEILIFN; encoded by the coding sequence ATGAACAAGGCAATGAGTTTAAAAGCCAGAATACGTAATATTGCTAAAGAAAAAAGAATCCCTGCACAGGTCATACTTCAGAATTATATGTTTGAAAAGCTGTTATTCAGATTATCAAATTCCTCATACAAAGATAAATTTGTTATTAAAGGTGGTATGCTGGTAGCAGCTTTAGTAGGACTCGATAACAGGGCAACTATGGATCTTGATACTACATTAAAAGGTCTTCCGCTTGAACCTGAAAAGATCAGAGTTGCTCTTACTGAAATATGTTCAGTTAATACTGACGATGAAATTATTTTTGAAATAAACAGTATAAATCCTATTCGTGATGATGACATTTATGGCGGATACCGTGTCAGTCTGAACGCCAGATATGATACCATACTGGTTCCTATGTCAATTGATGTTACAACCGGAGATGTTATTACGCCACATGCGGTAAAATATGATTTCAGTGAAATATTCGGTGATGAAACATATAGTTTATGGGCATATAACGTGGAAACAATAATGGCTGAAAAAATAGAAACTATACTCCGAAGATCCGTGTTCAATACAAGACCAAGAGATTTTTATGATGCATATATTCTGGCAACTACAAAAACATATGATAAAGAAACTTTCAGAGATGCTCTTAATGCAACTGCAGAACACAGAGGAACTACCGAACAGATATCAGATATCGACGGCATCATTTTGAATATTTCAGAAAGCAGAGAACTTAAAGTTATGTGGGATAAATATCGAAAAGAATTTTCATATTCCGAAAATATAAGTTTCGAAGATATAGTAAATACCATAAATGAAATTCTGATTTTTAATTAA
- a CDS encoding type IV toxin-antitoxin system AbiEi family antitoxin domain-containing protein: MENEVKLKMISDNNGGIISTNNASESGISRMMLLNLCKNGIIVHIAHGQYILANEIQDEMLSVSMRSKNIIFSHETALFLHGISDRTPFEHTITYPSGKVPSQALRDVCKIYFVKPELFDMGKTELTTPMGNQVIGYDLERTICDIVRSRNKVGTETFHAAMKMYVKRKDKDFNKLYLYAKELRIQKIINNYLEVLL; the protein is encoded by the coding sequence ATGGAGAATGAAGTTAAATTAAAAATGATTTCAGATAACAACGGTGGTATAATCAGTACTAATAATGCATCAGAAAGCGGAATTTCAAGAATGATGCTTTTAAATCTTTGTAAAAACGGAATAATCGTACATATAGCACATGGCCAGTATATCCTTGCAAATGAAATACAGGACGAAATGCTTTCTGTTTCCATGAGATCAAAAAATATTATATTCTCGCACGAAACAGCTCTTTTTCTCCACGGGATTTCGGATCGCACTCCGTTTGAGCACACTATAACCTATCCTTCCGGAAAAGTGCCGTCACAAGCTTTACGTGATGTTTGTAAAATTTATTTTGTCAAACCTGAACTTTTTGACATGGGGAAAACAGAACTCACTACTCCGATGGGGAACCAGGTAATCGGCTATGACCTTGAAAGAACCATTTGTGATATAGTTCGCAGCAGAAACAAAGTAGGTACAGAAACTTTCCACGCTGCTATGAAAATGTATGTTAAAAGGAAAGATAAAGATTTTAATAAATTATATTTATATGCAAAAGAACTCCGGATACAGAAAATTATTAATAATTATTTAGAGGTACTTTTATGA
- a CDS encoding transposase, whose amino-acid sequence MNRQFFINTSLQYENKRLKRLVKEFENGERYKKLQHNHHLIYLGYQRRIKQLCRQVRSSKNAVKKVRDIWYEQLVIECENHTKELDEKIDTICKLRQENYDLFCEYQKKLAKKDEEYQKALDEKDTIIETLKAEIRHMKAVQDRDGTNTSLPTSQTPIGKSKARPNSREETDNSKGGQTGHKRSELEPPAEEAITDITEHCLTEDDCCPKCKKDEFEYTGKTENRYEIEVEVKVKRVKHKYYVYKCKNCGTLVISRTAPEKRTKVRYGANVQAMILVLLNIMNSSINKVPVFFQGITNGEISPSEGYVAKVQARAAKALAVFHNDLRRELLKRLLIYWDDTVVYADTKRICLRFYGDERIAFFAAHENKDMNGILLDGILENLSAETSVMHDHNSINYNERFVFINIECNAHLQRDLQKLADETNHEVLLEIKALISATIKDRKNLIQAGTTRFDDGYLENFESKLTELLQRAETLAEANTSKYSGGPERALIRRIIKYRSNYFAWVYDFSLPTTNNLSERALRGTKTKMKVSGQFASSKTANNYAMIRTYIETCRRNGINEYDALTRLCDGNPYTVEEIFAECE is encoded by the coding sequence ATGAACAGGCAGTTTTTTATCAATACATCATTACAATATGAAAATAAAAGACTTAAACGTCTGGTAAAAGAATTTGAAAATGGTGAGAGATATAAAAAACTGCAGCATAATCATCATCTCATATATCTTGGATATCAGAGGCGGATAAAACAGCTTTGCAGACAAGTTCGGTCATCAAAAAATGCAGTGAAGAAAGTACGCGATATCTGGTATGAACAGCTTGTAATTGAATGCGAAAATCACACCAAAGAGCTTGATGAAAAGATAGATACAATCTGTAAATTAAGACAGGAAAACTATGATTTGTTCTGTGAGTATCAAAAAAAGCTTGCTAAGAAGGACGAAGAATATCAAAAAGCACTTGACGAGAAAGACACCATAATAGAAACACTTAAAGCCGAGATCCGGCATATGAAAGCGGTACAGGACAGAGATGGAACCAATACATCTCTGCCTACATCGCAGACACCAATCGGGAAATCAAAAGCAAGACCAAACAGCAGAGAAGAAACCGATAATTCCAAAGGAGGCCAAACAGGGCATAAAAGATCAGAGCTTGAACCACCTGCAGAAGAAGCAATAACTGATATAACGGAACATTGTTTAACTGAAGATGACTGTTGTCCGAAATGCAAAAAAGATGAGTTTGAATATACCGGAAAAACAGAAAATCGCTATGAAATAGAAGTAGAAGTTAAAGTAAAGAGGGTGAAGCATAAGTATTACGTCTACAAATGTAAGAATTGCGGGACCCTGGTGATCAGCAGAACGGCACCTGAAAAAAGAACGAAAGTAAGATATGGAGCAAACGTACAGGCAATGATACTTGTTTTGCTGAATATTATGAATTCGTCAATAAATAAGGTTCCTGTATTCTTTCAGGGCATAACAAACGGAGAGATCAGTCCGAGTGAAGGGTATGTAGCTAAAGTACAGGCCAGAGCCGCCAAAGCACTGGCAGTTTTTCATAATGATTTGCGAAGGGAGTTACTTAAAAGACTGCTCATTTACTGGGATGATACCGTGGTTTACGCCGATACCAAAAGAATCTGCCTGAGATTTTACGGAGACGAAAGAATCGCGTTCTTTGCAGCCCATGAAAACAAAGATATGAACGGAATTCTTCTGGATGGAATACTTGAAAATCTTTCTGCTGAAACATCTGTTATGCATGATCATAACAGCATCAATTACAATGAACGTTTTGTGTTCATAAATATTGAGTGTAATGCACATTTGCAGCGCGATCTTCAGAAACTTGCAGATGAAACCAATCATGAAGTACTGCTTGAAATAAAAGCATTGATATCAGCAACGATAAAAGACCGAAAGAATCTGATACAAGCAGGAACAACACGATTTGATGATGGATATCTTGAAAATTTTGAAAGCAAGCTTACAGAACTTCTGCAAAGAGCAGAAACGCTGGCAGAAGCGAATACATCAAAATATTCAGGCGGTCCGGAACGCGCTCTGATACGCAGAATCATAAAATATCGCAGCAATTACTTCGCCTGGGTATATGATTTCAGTCTGCCTACAACAAATAATCTCTCAGAACGAGCACTACGTGGGACGAAAACAAAAATGAAGGTGTCAGGTCAGTTCGCATCTTCAAAAACAGCAAATAACTATGCAATGATTCGTACATACATTGAAACATGCCGAAGAAATGGAATCAACGAATATGATGCATTAACAAGATTATGTGATGGTAACCCATATACTGTCGAAGAAATATTTGCTGAATGTGAATAA